The following is a genomic window from Desulfurellaceae bacterium.
CCTCTTCACGCAGCAAGCGCTTGAGCTTGGCCGGGCGCATGGCCGGGGCGCTGAGCGCGCGCAGATGGTTCTTGACCAGATAGGCCACCCGCTGCCACACCGCACGCGAACGTTTCAGCCGCTGACAGATGGCAACGGCCCGCTCGGCTCCCTGTTCGCAGTGGCCATAAAAGGTGATGCGTTGGCCCTTTTGGCTTTGACACTGTGGCTTGGCCACGTCGTGCAGCAGCGCGCCCAGGGCCAAGGTTTCACTCGGCCGGTCCTCTGCTCCCCGCTTGTCCAGCTCGGCCAGCAGCAGCAGGGTATGGATGAACACATCCCCTTCGGGGTGAAAGTCCGGCGATTGCTCAACCCCGCGCAGCGCTTCGATTTCGGGCAGGACGACGGCCAGCAGGCCGGACTCGGACAAGAGCTGAAAACCACGCCGGGCGCCGCCCTGGGTGAGAATCTTGACCACCTCATCGCCGATACGTTCCCAGGCGATTGTGGCGATTGTCGGCGCGAGTTGTCGGATGGCGGCGAAGGTCTCGGGGTCAATGGAAAATCCCAGCCGGGCGGCGAACCGCACTGCGCGGAGCAGGCGCAGGCGATCCTCGCTGAAACGGGCGAACGGATCGCCAATCGCCCGGATCACCCGCTCGGCCATATCGTGTTGGCCGCCCACATAATCAATCACCTGCTCCGTGGCGGTGTCATAGAACATTCCGTTGATGGTGAAATCGCGTCGCAGCGCGTCGTCCCGCGCGTCCAAGGGTGACGATGCTGTTTGCCGGGTCTTCTCGTCGTCGCCCTTGCTGAAACGGACACTGGTCGGGTGGCGGCCGTCGACATAGCGGCCGTCGGCGCGAAAGGTCGCCACCTCACACACATGCTCTCCGCTCGCTATCAGCACAACCCCGAACTGCACCCCGATCGGGACGGCGTGTGGAAAAAGGCTCAGGACCTGCTCGGCCTGGGCGCTGGTTGCCACATCAAAGTCCTTGGCCTCCAAGCCCAGCAGCCGGTCGCGCACACAGCCCCCGGCCAGGTAGGCGCTGAAACCCTGGGCGCGCAGGGTGTCGATAATCGTTCGGGCGTGGCGTTCTCGTGGGCTCACTCCGGTATGGTGACACGGGCCACAAGCGGGATCAAGGCGGACGCTGATAGCCTTATCGAATCAGGAAGAGATCAGCGTCCGCCTTGCCAACACGGGCCGGCTTGTGAGGCGCGTCGCGGCTGGTTAGAGTTGGCAGAAGGCTGGTCGAGCCATTGAGGCGGAGGCGAGGCCGTCGGCCAGGTGCACGGAGACCCAGAGGAGCGTGAGGCGGTGAAAATAACGGCACAGCAGGTATGCGCCGCAACAGGCGGGACGCTGACCTCCGGGCGGGCGGATACGCTGTTCCGTTCGGTTACGATCGATTCCCGGACGGCCAGCCGGGGCGCCTTATTCGTTCCCCTGCCCGGCACCAGGACCGACGGCCATGCCTATCTCGGGGCGGCCGTCCAAGGCGGAGCCGCAGGTTTCCTGTATGCCCACCACGCCGCCTCCGTACTCAGGGGAATCGAGGCTGACGCCTTAGCGGCAGGAGCGGTGGGCATCGGCGTATCCGATCCGCTGACCGCCCTCCAGGAGCTGGCAGCCTGGCATCGCACCCGACTGCCCGCCAGAGTCGTCGGTATCGCCGGTAGCAACGGCAAGACGACGACGAAAGAGTTGCTGGCCCAGGTGTGCGCCGCCCACAAACCAAGCCTGGCCACCCTGGGCAATCTGAACAACCAGATCGGCCTGCCGCTGACCCTGCTGCGCGCCGACGGCGCGGAAGACATCCTGATCCTGGAGATGGGCACCAGCGGTCCCGGCGAGCTGAGCCTGCTCGGCCGGCTGGCCCGCCCGCACATCGGGGTCATCACCTCGGTTGCCGAAGAGCACACCGAGATGCTGACCGATCTGTCCGGTGTGATCGCGGCCGAAACCGAGCTGATCGCCACCCTGCCCGCCGACGGGCTGGCCATCATTCACGGCGATGACGCCGCCCTGGTGGAGGCCGTCGCCCGCCAGGCCAGGTGCCGGATTGTGACCTTCGGCGAAAAGGACACCAACACCTTTCGGGCGGCCGACATCCGGGTCTCGCGTGGGGGAACGCGCTTTGTGTTGCAGGCGCCGGTTGGGACTCGCCCGGTCCGCCTGGGGCTGCTGGGCAGTCACTTTGCCCTCGCCGCCCTGGTGGCGATTGCCGTGGCCACCGAGTGTGGCATTGGTCTGGATGCGGCCTGCCACGCCCTGCAAACGGCTCACGGTGCCCCACGCAGAATGGCGGTTATTGCCGTGCCCGAGCGTGAGCTGACGATTCTTGACGACTCGTACAACGCCAACCCGGCCTCCGTGCGGCAGGCACTGCTGACCGCCGCTCAGGTGCGGACTGCGGGCGAACGGCTGCTTGTCGTGCTGGGCGACATGCTGGAGTTGGGCACGCTCAGCCCCGTCCGCCACAAGGAAATGGGCGAGGTGGTAGCCCGCCTCGATCCCCAGCCGGAGCTGCTGATCACGGTCGGACACGAAGCCTGGGCTCTCGCCGCCCAAGCCCAGGCCAGAGGGATGTCGGTCCGGACCTTTGGGACAGCGGTCGAGGCCGCGGATTTCATGCGGGACAAGGTTGAGGACTACGCCGGCCCGCAGCTTGTGCTGATCAAAGGCTCACGTGGCGTGCAGCTTGAGATCGTGACCCGGGCGCTGGGCGTCAACGAGGGGTAAGACGTTGACGATGACGGCCAACTGCGCGTAGAGTTCGGCTATGATCTCCGTACACGAAGCAGTCAGCCAGATCCTTGAAACCGTCAGCCCGCTGGCCGGGGAGCGGGTCAGCCTGTTTGAGGCGAGCGGTCGGGTATTGGCCGAAGCCATCCCCTCTGATCGTGAGGTGCCGCCTTTCGATAATTCGGCGATGGACGGCTATGCCGTGCGCTGGCAGGATATCCGCCAGGCCGAGGCCGACACGCCCGCCGAGCTGTCCGTTCTTGAGGTCATTCAAGCCGGCGCCGTGCCGGACCAGACCGTCACACCCGGCATGGCCAGCAAGATCATGACCGGTGCCGTGCTGCCGCCCGGCGCAGACACGGTGATCCGGGTCGAGGATACGCACGAGATCGACGGTCGGGTCCTGATTCAGAAGTCAAACGAGTTGGGCGCAAATGTCCGGGCCAGGGGGGAGGACATCCGACCGGGTCAGCTGATTTTAGAAAAAGGGCGGGTGTTGCGCCCGGCGGATATTGGACTGCTGGCCTCGGTCGGGCGGAGTTTCGTGCTCGTGCGCCAGCGTCCCCGGGTCGCCATCCTCAGCACTGGCAACGAGCTGGTCGAGGTCGATGGCACGCTCCGGCCGGGCCAGATTGTCAATTCAAACGCCTATACCCTGGCCGCAGCGGTGCAGGACGCCGGTGGGCTACCGGTGCCGCTTGAGATTGCCCGCGACTCGCTGGACGAGACCCGCAGCGCGTTGCAGGAAGCCGTTCGACACGATGTCGTGCTGTCTACCGGCGGCGTATCGGTCGGCGATTTTGATTTTGTCAAAGCCGCCATGGACGAGCTGGGCATGCAGCGTCTGTTCTGGCAGGTGGCCCAGCGACCGGGCAAGCCGCTGACCTTCGGGCTGCTCAAGGACCGGCTGTACTTTGGTCTGCCGGGCAATCCGGTTTCGGCCTTGGTGTGTTTTTATCTCTATGTGCGCCCCAGCCTGCGACGCATGCTGGGCCACACCAGGCTGTTCCCGCCCGTTGTGTCGGCCACCGTGAGCGAGGACATCCCCATTGCCAGGAACCTGACCGAGTTTGTCCGCTGCCAACTCAGCCGGCATGACGGGCAGTACGCGGTCCGCTCAACCGGCACCCAAAGTTCCGGCGTGCTGAGTTCGCTGTCGCTCGGACACGGGCTGATCATCGGGCCGCGCGAACAGACGCGGCTCACCAAGGGCACGGAAGTCAGGGTCATCGTGCTGGATGGCGATGCGTTTGCCAGCGAAGAGGCGCCGTTCTGAGCGGACGGTCTCCGCTCAGACTGTTGCGCGCCATCGCACGGCGCTGAGTCGGGTCGGACTGTCGCGTCCGATCCGACTCAGCCTCGAAAACGGGCTCATCCACGCCCAGACCTCGGTCTTTGACTACGGCTGCGGCCGTGGTGACGACCTGCGCGCGCTGTCCAGCCGGGGTATTCGATGTCGGGGTTGGGACCCGGTCTATGCGCCTGACACCGAACGCCGCCGGGCGGATGTGGTCAACCTGGGCTACGTCGTCAATGTGATAGAAGACCCCGAGGAACGGGCGGCCGCTCTGCAAAACGCCTGGGCGCTGACCCGGCAGGTGTTGGTGGTGGCGGCCCGTCTCAGCCTGGAGGCTCAGCCTGCGGGTCAGCGGCCGTACCGAGACGGTTTTCTGACCCAGCTCGGAACCTTCCAAAAATACTACGATCAGCAGGAGTTACGAGCCTGGATCGATGGTGTCCTGGGCGTTGCCAGCCTTGCGGCGGCACCGGGCATCTTTTATGTCTTCCGCGACGCGGATGCCCGACAGTCCTTTGTCGCGGCGCGCTACCGACGCCAGACCTCCGCCCCACGCCAGCGCCAGAGCGATCTCCTGTTTGAGCGCCATCGGGATCTTTTTGCGCCGCTGATCGCTTTTCTCAGCCGGCGCGGTCGCCTGCCCGATGAGACTGAGCTTGCCGAGGCGCCCGCTGTGTGTCGGGAAATCGGCAGTCTCAAGCGCGCCTACGGCATTATCCGGCGTGTCACCGGCGAGGAGGGCTGGCGCCGCATTCGGGAAGAACGTGCCCAGGACTTACTCATCTATCTGGCCCTGGGTCGCTTTGACGGTCGTCCCCGCTTTTCTCAGCTGCCGCCTGACCTCCAGCTCGATGTCAAGGCGTTTTTCTCGACCTACACCCGGGCGTGTAAAGAAGCCGACAGCCTGCTCTTTTCCGCCGGGGACAGGGCTGCGCTAGACACCGCCTGCCGGGCTGCGCTTGGCAAATTGATCCCCAGCGCGCTGTACGTCCATGTTTCGGCCCTGCCCCAGTTGCCGGCCATCCTCCGTGTCTACGAAGGCTGTGCCCGGGCTTATATTGGCGCGGTTGAAGACGCCAACATCATTAAGCTTCACCGAGACTCGCCACAGGTTTCCTACCTGTCCTACCCGCAGTTTGAGCGTGACCCGCATCCGGCGCTGGCCGCCTCGCTGCTCGTTCCGCTCCAGACGTTTCGGATTCAGCACCGGGATTACACCGGCTCGAACAACCCGCCCATCCTGCACCGCAAAGAAGCCTTTCTCTCCAGCGCTCATCCGCTGTATCCGAAATTCTCCCGCCTCACCCGCCAGGAGGAGAAGTGGGGGCTGTACGATAAAGCGGTGCGCATCGGCACCCGGCGCGGCTGGGAACAGATACTCGCCGAGCGGGGTGTCAGGCTGTCCGGGCATCGGCTCGTCCGTCGGCACGAACCGGACGGCGCCTCTTGACGGCGACCCCTGTCTCCGCCCAACGACCCGGTCGGAAAAAGAAAAGAGCCGGGCGAATAGGCCCGGCTGTGCTTGGTCGTGTTATAGCTCGGGTGCCGGATATGTCTCCGACCCCCGAGGAGAAATGGCAGTCTGGCTGCTTACTCTTCCTGCACGCTCAGGGCGCCCGATGGGCATTTGGCAACAACGGCCCGGACCTCGTCCTCTGAGGCCGCGCTCGTATCAATGACGAATTTTCCGTCTTCGACCTTGAAGACCTGCGGCAGACTCTTGACGCAATTTGCCGAATGCGTACAGACGTTCTCATCCCAGTTGACTTTCATACCCTGCCCTCCTCTCGGGTGTCGATTGCTGCACGATAGCGCCTTTGC
Proteins encoded in this region:
- a CDS encoding CCA tRNA nucleotidyltransferase, with the protein product MSPRERHARTIIDTLRAQGFSAYLAGGCVRDRLLGLEAKDFDVATSAQAEQVLSLFPHAVPIGVQFGVVLIASGEHVCEVATFRADGRYVDGRHPTSVRFSKGDDEKTRQTASSPLDARDDALRRDFTINGMFYDTATEQVIDYVGGQHDMAERVIRAIGDPFARFSEDRLRLLRAVRFAARLGFSIDPETFAAIRQLAPTIATIAWERIGDEVVKILTQGGARRGFQLLSESGLLAVVLPEIEALRGVEQSPDFHPEGDVFIHTLLLLAELDKRGAEDRPSETLALGALLHDVAKPQCQSQKGQRITFYGHCEQGAERAVAICQRLKRSRAVWQRVAYLVKNHLRALSAPAMRPAKLKRLLREEGIEELLELVRIDALASSGDLRPYAFCRQQQETLGPARIAPPRLLTGRDLIGLGLRPGPRFADILTAVEDAQLEGRLASRGAALEWVRQYLEAKRP
- a CDS encoding UDP-N-acetylmuramoyl-tripeptide--D-alanyl-D-alanine ligase — encoded protein: MKITAQQVCAATGGTLTSGRADTLFRSVTIDSRTASRGALFVPLPGTRTDGHAYLGAAVQGGAAGFLYAHHAASVLRGIEADALAAGAVGIGVSDPLTALQELAAWHRTRLPARVVGIAGSNGKTTTKELLAQVCAAHKPSLATLGNLNNQIGLPLTLLRADGAEDILILEMGTSGPGELSLLGRLARPHIGVITSVAEEHTEMLTDLSGVIAAETELIATLPADGLAIIHGDDAALVEAVARQARCRIVTFGEKDTNTFRAADIRVSRGGTRFVLQAPVGTRPVRLGLLGSHFALAALVAIAVATECGIGLDAACHALQTAHGAPRRMAVIAVPERELTILDDSYNANPASVRQALLTAAQVRTAGERLLVVLGDMLELGTLSPVRHKEMGEVVARLDPQPELLITVGHEAWALAAQAQARGMSVRTFGTAVEAADFMRDKVEDYAGPQLVLIKGSRGVQLEIVTRALGVNEG
- a CDS encoding molybdopterin molybdotransferase MoeA yields the protein MISVHEAVSQILETVSPLAGERVSLFEASGRVLAEAIPSDREVPPFDNSAMDGYAVRWQDIRQAEADTPAELSVLEVIQAGAVPDQTVTPGMASKIMTGAVLPPGADTVIRVEDTHEIDGRVLIQKSNELGANVRARGEDIRPGQLILEKGRVLRPADIGLLASVGRSFVLVRQRPRVAILSTGNELVEVDGTLRPGQIVNSNAYTLAAAVQDAGGLPVPLEIARDSLDETRSALQEAVRHDVVLSTGGVSVGDFDFVKAAMDELGMQRLFWQVAQRPGKPLTFGLLKDRLYFGLPGNPVSALVCFYLYVRPSLRRMLGHTRLFPPVVSATVSEDIPIARNLTEFVRCQLSRHDGQYAVRSTGTQSSGVLSSLSLGHGLIIGPREQTRLTKGTEVRVIVLDGDAFASEEAPF
- a CDS encoding DNA phosphorothioation-associated putative methyltransferase, translated to MPAKRRRSERTVSAQTVARHRTALSRVGLSRPIRLSLENGLIHAQTSVFDYGCGRGDDLRALSSRGIRCRGWDPVYAPDTERRRADVVNLGYVVNVIEDPEERAAALQNAWALTRQVLVVAARLSLEAQPAGQRPYRDGFLTQLGTFQKYYDQQELRAWIDGVLGVASLAAAPGIFYVFRDADARQSFVAARYRRQTSAPRQRQSDLLFERHRDLFAPLIAFLSRRGRLPDETELAEAPAVCREIGSLKRAYGIIRRVTGEEGWRRIREERAQDLLIYLALGRFDGRPRFSQLPPDLQLDVKAFFSTYTRACKEADSLLFSAGDRAALDTACRAALGKLIPSALYVHVSALPQLPAILRVYEGCARAYIGAVEDANIIKLHRDSPQVSYLSYPQFERDPHPALAASLLVPLQTFRIQHRDYTGSNNPPILHRKEAFLSSAHPLYPKFSRLTRQEEKWGLYDKAVRIGTRRGWEQILAERGVRLSGHRLVRRHEPDGAS
- a CDS encoding (4Fe-4S)-binding protein, yielding MKVNWDENVCTHSANCVKSLPQVFKVEDGKFVIDTSAASEDEVRAVVAKCPSGALSVQEE